AGTTTTACGTAAATATTGATTCCTTACACTTAAATTAGATGTATGGTGTAAATTTGACGATGAATATGATAAATATAAAACAATTTAACGGAATTCTGCTTATCGCAGGTATTCTATTTTTACTGTGTTCTATGTATTTTGAGAATGGTGTTTTGTTCTTTCAAATTGCTGGAATCGTTTTGCTTATGATTGCTGCTTATCAATATAGTCGTGATAAGCAAGAAGATAATATTGATGAAAATGAGGAAATTTAAGGTAGGTGATCGGGTATTGGTATTAGACGATGAGTTTGGTGGTGTAGTCGCTTCCGCGAAAGCGAAATTAATTACCATCATTACAGATGATGATATTGAAATCGATTACCATGAATCAGAGCTTATTTTAGATCAAAGATTTAAAGTTGATCGTGTTGTTGTAAAGCAAGAGGTTGCTATTCAAAAAGGAAAAAAGCGTCAGGTTTCTCGTAAAAAAGCTAAGGAAATTCCAGCTGTAGAAATAGATCTGCACATCCATCAATTAGTAAAAAGTGAACGTGGTATGGATGCTTTTGATAAACTTAATACACAAATGGATACAGCACGATATAAGTTAGAATGGGCTCGTAAGGAACGTATTCCTAAACTTGTTTTTATACATGGTGTAGGTGAAGGTGTCCTTA
This genomic stretch from Nonlabens arenilitoris harbors:
- a CDS encoding Smr/MutS family protein, producing the protein MRKFKVGDRVLVLDDEFGGVVASAKAKLITIITDDDIEIDYHESELILDQRFKVDRVVVKQEVAIQKGKKRQVSRKKAKEIPAVEIDLHIHQLVKSERGMDAFDKLNTQMDTARYKLEWARKERIPKLVFIHGVGEGVLKKELEFLFDRYNDITYYDADFQKYGRGATEVYIYQNPK